GATTTAGATGCCATTGAAAAGCGTATGTTGCAACTTGCAAAAACAAACTACGATGTAGTGAAAAAAAATGTAAGCTGGCAAGAAGCACGCGATACATTTGAAGCGCGTGGCGAAACATACAAAATGGAAATTTTGGACGAAAACATCGCAAAAGATGACAGACCAGGATTATACCACCACGAAGAATACGTAGACATGTGTCGTGGGCCTCACGTACCAAACATGAAATTCTGCCAAAACTTCAAAATAATGAAAGTAGCAGGTGCCTACTGGCGTGGCGACTCTGAAAACAAAATGCTACAGCGCATATACGGCACAGCGTGGGGTGATAAAAAGCAACTTAAAGCGTACCTTAAGCGCTTAGAAGAGGCTGAAAAACGCGATCACCGCCGCATTGGTAAAGCGCTCGACTTATGGCACTGGCAAGAAGAAGCGCCAGGCATGGTATTTTGGCACAACGATGGTTGGAGCATTTATCGCGAGCTTGAAGAATTTGTTCGTGAAAAACTGCGTGAGTACAGCTACGAAGAAGTTAAAGGTCCAATGATGATGGACCGCTCTTTGTGGGAAAAATCAGGTCACTGGGAAAAATACTCAGACGCCATGTTTACCACAGAGTCTGAAAAACGCGAATACGCTATAAAACCAATGAACTGCCCAGGTCACGTGCAAATTTTTAACCAAGGTTTAAAATCGTACCGTGATTTACCACTGCGTATGGCCGAGTTTGGTTGTTGTCACCGTAACGAACCATCAGGTGCTTTACATGGCTTAATGCGTGTACGTGGCTTTACACAAGATGATGCTCACGTATTCTGTACCGAAGAGCAAGTAATGGACGAAGTTTCAGCGTGTATTAAGATGGTTTATGATACCTATGAGACATTCGGTTTTGACAAAATTGTAGTGAAGCTTTCTACGCGTCCTGAAAAACGTATCGGCGACGATGAAATTTGGGACAAAGCAGAGGTTGCATTAGCCGATGCACTTAAAGCAAACGACATTGAATTTGATTACCTACCAGGTGAAGGGGCGTTTTATGGCCCTAAAATTGAATTTACTTTGTACGATTGTTTAGACAGAGCGTGGCAATGTGGTACAGTGCAACTCGACTTTGCATTACCGGGTCGTTTAGGTGCTACTTATGTAGCAGAAAACAACGAACGACGCACTCCAGTTATGATACACCGTGCTATTTTAGGCTCAATTGAGCGCTTTATCGGTATTTTAACTGAAGAGTACGCTGGTTTATTCCCAACGTGGCTTGCGCCAAAGCAAGTGGTAATTATGAACATTACCGATAAACAAGCAGATTACGTGCACGAAATTGTACAAAAATTAAATAAACTTGGAATTAGAGCCGCTGCCGACTTGAGAAATGAGAAGATTGGCTTTAAAATCCGAGAGCATACACTTAAGCGTATTCCTTACTTACTTGTTGTTGGCGATAAAGAAGTTGAACAACAGGAAGTAGCAGTACGTACCCGCACAGGTGAAGACCTAGGCAAATTTAATGTTGATGATTTTGTAGCTAAAATTAGTGAAGAAATTAAAAATCGACAGTAAAAATCGAGCGTGTAGGGCAATCACAAACAGCCAACTACACGCTTATATTATTGATATTCTTGGAGGAACGTACCATTAGAGGCGGCAAGAAAGGGCAACAAACAGCTCAAAAAAATCGTATTAACGAAGAAATTACAGCTCAAGAAGTTCGTTTAATCGACATCGAAGGCGAACAAGCTGGAATTCAGTCATTAAAAGACGCGCAAGCTATGGCTGATGCAGCGGGTGTTGATCTTGTAGAGATTAGCCCAAACGCTGAGCCGCCTGTTTGTAAGGTTATGGACTACGGTAAGTTCATCTTTGAAAAAAGCAAAGAACTAAAAGAGCAGAAGAAGAAGCAAAAGCAAATCCAGATTAAAGAAATCAAATTCCGTCCTGGCACGGATGAAGGTGATTATCAGGTTAAGCTTCGCAACTTACGTAAGTTCTTAGAAGCTGGCGATAAAGCTAAGATTACTATCCGCTTCCGTGGCCGCGAAATGGCTCACCAAGAAATTGGTATCGAATTATTAAACCGTGTTAAGGCTGATTTAGAAGAACTTGCAGTAGTTGAGTCTTTCCCAAATCGTGTTGAAGGCCGCCAAATGGTTATGATGATGGCGCCTGTTGCTAAAAAATAATTTTTAAGCGATAATGCGCACCGAATTTAGCTCAGGTACCCAAGTAATATGCAAATATTCACCTGTGCTAACCGGTTTTAAAGTAAAATTGCGGCATTTATGCTGGGTTTTCACCGGAATATGGCAGTAAGTTAGGCCTAAAAGTGGAGCTATAGAAATATATCTCACGCCTGCTTACTAATTTTTAAGCAATACATTTGGAGTTATTGCAATGGCTTATAAGCTAAAAAGTCACAGAGGCGCTGCTAAGCGTTTCAAGAAAACTGCTTCTGGCGGTTTCAAGCGTAAACAAGCGCATCTTCGTCACATTCTGACTAAGAAAACTTCTAAGCGTAAGTTACACCTACGTCCTAAGATGATGGTTCATAAAAATGACCATGGTCTAGTTTCACGTATGTTACCATTCGCTTAATAGGGGTTTTTAGAAATGGCAAGAGTTAAACGCGGCGTTGTCGCACGTGCACGTCACAAAAAAGTTTTAAAGCAAGCTAAAGGTTACTACGGAGCACGTTCACGTGTTTACCGCGTAGCTTTCCAGGCAGTTACTAAAGCGGGTCAATACGCTTACCGTGACCGTCGTGCTAAGAAACGTACTTTCCGTCAATTATGGATTGCACGTATCAATGCAGCTTCACGTCAAAATGGTCTGTCTTACAGCCGTTTTATCAATGGTCTTAAAAAGACTTCTGTAGAAATCGATCGTAAGATCCTTGCAGATATCGCTGTTTACGACCAAGTTGCATTTGCAGCGCTTGTTGAAAAAGCAAAAGAAGGCCTAGCGGCAGCTTAAGCTTTTTTAAATAAGTATTAAAGAGGAGCCCTAGGCTCCTTTTTTTGTGTTTATAATTTAATACATTCTTTACTCCCACCCGCAATGATACTCAATCATTATCGGGGCTAAGCGTGTAGCTACCTGCGTTAAAACCTCATTTAGAGCAACTAAATAGCGAAATTTTTTGGCTAGTTATCAACACGTTTTTTCATCCTCAAAATAGATCACCTAATTAAGCGAATTGATATAAATGGACTTCCTTTTTTGTTGAATCACCGCACTTTTATAATATAAGCATGTTTACTTGATATAATTTATTTTATTAAAGCGTTTGTTAGAGAAAACTATGTTTGCAAGTCTGTTATTTTTATCTGCAATTGTGGCAGATAACAGTCACTTACCGCCCCTTATTCCTTGGCAAGGTGATAGCGTTTCGTTATTACAGCAGCAAGGCCCGCTAACCACTGATTTTGAATTATCTCAGGGGAAATCTTCGCCAAGCTATGCCGACACAATGGCGTTTGTAGATAGGCTCGTAGCGGCAAATCCCACACAGTTTCAGTCTCAAGTAATAGGCTACAGTAATAGCCATCGCGCTATTAAAATGTTGGTTGCCAGTGAACAAGGGTTCTTCGAAGCAGGGCAAATGGCCAACAGCACTAAGCCAACTATTTTTATCCAAGCCGGTATTCATGCTGGTGAGATAGATGGTAAAGACGCCATGTTTATGTTGCTTCGCGATATTGCAACGGGTAAGCGCCGTGATATTCTAAAAAAGGTAAACATACTTTTTATTCCTATTTTAAACGTAGATGGGCATGAACGCAGTAGTGCATTTAATCGCATAAATCAGCGCGGCCCTGAAAAAATGGGCTTTAGAACCAATGCAAATAATCTAAACCTTAATCGCGATTTTACTAAGTTAGATACACCAGAGGTGAGAAGTGTTTTAAAAGTTATTAATGATTACAACCCTAACTTATACATTGATGTGCATGTTACTGATGGCGCTGATTATCAGTACGATGTGACCTATGGTTATAACCCTGTATTTGCAAGTGAATCACCCGCGATATCTGATGCATTAAATCAGTATATAAAGCCGGTTATTGATGAAACATTACAAAAGCAAGGGCATATACCTGGGCCATTGGTGTTTGTTATGGATAAACGCGACTTTAAAAAAGGCCTTGCGGGCTGGGTTGCCACACCGCGTTTTTCAAACGGGTGGGGTGATTTAAAATCATTACCAACAATTTTAGTCGAAAATCATTCTTTAAAACCTTATCAACAACGTGTATTAGGCACCTATGTATTTTTAGATGGGGCGATTAATGCGCTATCTCAGTATAGTCATGAACTTGCGAACGCAGTAAAAAAAGAGCAAGAATTTGTACCTGAGAAACTAATTGTTAAACGAGCTTATGCTAAACAAGCAGACACAATCAGTGAATTTAAAGGGGTAGAATACACATCAAGTATGAGTGCGCTCTCGGGGCAAACTGAGGTTAAATATTTAGGCAAAGCGTATACCTATACTGATTTACCGATTTATTGGCAAAAAGAGGTTGAGCGAGTTGTTGATGTGCCGCAGGCGTTTTTTATTCCACCTGTGTATACCGACATAATAGAAAAACTCAAGCTACATGGGGTGTCCGTAAACAAACTTAAAGGCGAGAATACGCAACCGCTAAAGCTTGCTAAAGTGCTTGATTACTCGTTTGATAACGCCCCGTTTGAGGGTCGTTTTAGAGTTTCTGCAAGTTTTGATTATGTGCCGGCAATAAATGTAAATTTAGACGGGTGGTATCAAGTAAATACACAGCAAAAAGCAGGGGAATTAGCGGTTCATTTATTACACCCAGAAGCCCCAGATTCTTTTTTTGCGTGGGGGGAATTCAACACAATTTTTCAACGAACAGAGTATATGGAAAACTATGCGTTAATCCCGTACGCACGAAAAATGCTCAAAGACAACCCGAAACTTGCCTTGGAGTTTGATGAAAAGCTTAAAGATAAAGCATTTTCGCAAGATGCTAAGGCACGTTTGCACTGGTTATATTCACACACCCCATTTTATGACGAGGCGTATTTAAAATACCCAATTTTGATGTCGTACGAACAAGTAGCCGTTATTCCCGATCAAAAAGATAAAGAAATTTAATATGCACGTTATTACGATACCCGTGACTGGTTTTTCTCAAAATTGCAGAATAATTAGCTGTCCAGAAACAAAGCAAGCTGTGGTGATAGACCCAGGCGGTGACCCAAAAAAAATTATTGCCACGCTTAGTGAGCACCAATTAGTATTGAGCGCTATTTGGCTTACGCATGGTCATTTAGACCACGTAGGTGCGGCCGATGAACTACGCTCACATTACAATGTGCAAATTATTGGCCCGCAAAAAGATGAGTCATTTTGGTTTGACAACTTGCCTATGCAAGCACAAATGTTTGGCTTTTCAACTATTGATGCATTTTATCCTGATATTTGGCTTAACCATAATGATGTACTAACGCTTGGAAAACTTAGCTTTAGTGTTAAGCATTGCCCTGGGCACACTCCTGGCCATATTGTATTTTATGAGCCTGATCAGCAATGCGTTATTGTTGGTGATGTTATTTTTAAAGGTTCGGTAGGGCGTACAGATTTCCCTAAAGGCAACACAGAGCAGCTCATTGAGTCGATTAAAAATCATATTTTAACGCTTGATGACAACACAAAAATTTTAGCTGGCCATGGTGAAGATACCACTGTAGGCCACGAAAAACGCACTAATCCATTTATAAGTGGCCAATTTGGTTAATTAAAATCCATGGAAATGCAAAATTATGCAGACGGAATTTTAAATTGGCTGTATAATTTAACCAGTTTATTAGATAAATAAGAAATAAAATGTCTCTAAATCACGTAGATCGCCAAATTTTGGCACTTTTACAACAGGACGCAAGTCTTTCAACTGCCGAAATTGCAGACAAAGTAGGCTTATCTCAATCACCTTGTTGGCGACGCATTGCAAAGCTTGAACAAGATGGCTACATCAAAAGTAAAGTCGCGCTTTTAGATGAGAAAAAGCTTGGCTTTGACATGCTTGTATACGCACATGTGCGCTTATCTAACCATGGTAAGAAAAACTTAGCTGAGTTTGAAAAGCTAATTATGAGCTATGACGAAGTGACAGAATGTTACACGATGGCCGGCACTATGGATTTTATGCTGCGCATAATCTCACAAGGTATAGAAGGCTATGAACACTTTGTACGTGATAATTTACTCAGCTTAGAATACGTTCAAGAGGTACACTCTAACGTAACGATGACATGTGTAAAACGCAGTACGTCTCTTCCTCTATAAAAAATAAACAACTCACAGTTAAGCTATACTAACAAAGCTAATAACGCTGTGTGCGAATTGTTAAATGAGCGCTAATTTGGTAACATTTAGCGCTTTTTTCGATCCTAACCTGATAACCCCTGAGGAACTCAATGTTTAACTTACTCAGCAAAGCGCCTAGCTCTGCTAAAAACGATATTTTATCTGGCTTAACTGTAGCACTTGCTTTAGTTCCAGAAGCTGTTGCGTTTGCTTTTGTAGCAAATGTCGAACCTTTAGTTGGTCTCTATGCCGCGTTTATCGTTGGTTTAATTACGGCTATTTTTGGTGGTCGCCCTGGTATGATTTCGGGCGCAACCGGTGCACTCGCTGTTGTAATGGTAAGTTTGGTTTTAGATCACGGTGTTGAGTATTTATTTGCCACAGTGTTGCTGATGGGGATACTGCAAATACTCGCGGGGGTATTTAAGCTTGGTAAGTTTATTCGCATGGTTCCGCATCCTGTTATGCTCGGCTTTGTAAATGGATTAGCGATAGTTATATTTTTAGCACAACTTGGCCAGTTTAAAGTGCCAGATGGCGCAGGCGGTCAGCAATGGATGACGGGCGAAGCCCTATACATCATGTTGGGTTTGGTGGCGTTAACTATGGCTATCATTCACTTTTTACCAAAGCTAACTACTGCAGTGCCTTCTTCTTTAGTTGCTATTGTAACGGTAACGGCGTTAGTAATAGGCCTTGATTTAGACTCACGCACAGTACTTGATTTCTTGAAAGGGATGACAGGGAATGAAGCGGCTACCATTGCTGGCGGCTTGCCAGAATTTCATATTCCTATGGTTCCATTTACGCTAGAAACGTTTTATATCATTTTTCCATATGCATTAATTTTAGCGGCTATTGGTTTAATTGAGTCGTTATTAACGCTTAGCTTAATTGATGAAATTACCGAAACCCGTGGTCATTCAAATAAAGAGTGTATTGGCCAAGGTGCTGCTAATGTAACCTGTGGCTTTTTTGGCGCTATGGGGGGCTGTGCCATGATTGGACAATCAATGATTAATATTAACTCGGGCGGGCGCTCGCGCTTGTCGGGGATAAGTGCAGCATTAATGCTGCTTGCTTTTATAATATTTGCTTCAAGTTTAATTGAAATGATCCCACTGGCAGCGCTTGTCGGTGTTATGTTTATGGTTGTGCTTGGTACCTTTGAATGGGCAAGCTTTAAAATGATGAAGCGTGTGCCACTGTCTGATGCTTTTGTTATTGTATTAGTATCGGGTGTGACTGTAATAACAGATTTAGCGATTGCAGTGTGTGTTGGTGTTATTGTTTCTGCCTTAGTTTTTGCTTGGCAACATGCAAAACATATTTACACAACTAACTACATTGACGAGCAAGGTGCTAAAGTATACGAACTGCATGGCCCGTTATTTTTCGGCTCAGTTAAAAACTTTTCAGAGTTATTCGATGTTAAAAACGACCCTAAAGATGTAATTATTGAATTTGAACACAGCCGTGTTGCAGATCACAGTGCAATAGAAGCCATCGACAGCTTAGCTGATAAGTACACTAAAGCAGGTAAGCAGCTTCACTTACGTCATTTAAGTAAAGACTGTAAGCAACTTTTACACAAAGCGCGTGATTTAGTTGAAGTGAACGTAATTGAAGACCCAACTTATAAAGTGGCATCAGACAAGCTGGCTTAACTTAAATCCTGCTATTAAATATTTAAAAGCGAAAGGTAAATACCTTTCGCTTTTTTATGGGCGTTACTTTGCGGTAAGGGTCTTAAAAATTAAGACAGTTGGCACTGCTAACACTTTGTAATAATCGATATAATAACAAAACCAGTGGTTAAATTACCTAACGGAATTTTAACTTATTGGCTAACTTATACGGAGTTGTATTTTATTTTGAATTGGCAATCTTTGGTTGATAACAGGCAACGCTTTTTTTGGCTATTGCAAATTGCTGGCTGGATTGGTTATGCGCTTGTAAATTATATCGGCTCTAAAGTATTTGAAATGCGTGATATTTACGTATTCGTTATATTATTAAATGCCTATGCTGGTTGTTTAATGACAGTTCCACTTCGTTATATTTACAGAAAAACTTGGAATGCATCACCATGGGTATTAATGGTGGTTGTATTTGGTGCCTCGTACATTACAGGTACGTTGTGGGCAATTGTACAAAAATTTAATTTATGGGAAATATACCGCCATGGTTACCGCCCAGAAGATTGGTTTTACTATTTACAGCATGGTTTAGACTCTGTTTACATAATTTTATGTTGGAGTGGCTTATACTTTGGCATAAAGTATTATCAGCTATTACAGAGTGAGCGACAAAAAGCGCTTAAAGCAACTACAATGGCCCATGAAGCACAATTAAAAATGCTCAGATACCAACTTAACCCGCATTTTTTATTTAATACCCTCAATGCTATTTCTACATTAGTTTTGGTAAAAGAAAACAAAGATGCTAACTTAATGGTAGCAAGGTTAAGCGACTTTTTGCGTTATACACTAAATACTGATCCCATTAAAAAAGTGCCTTTAGAGCAAGAGCTACACGCATTAATGCTGTATTTAGAAATTGAGCGAGTTAGATTTGATGAGCGTTTAAAAGTAAATGTAGATGTTAGCGAGCAAGCAAAAGAGGCACTTGTGCCGAGCTTAATTTTGCAGCCGATAATTGAGAACGCAATTAAATACGCCATTGCGCATATGTCACAAGGCGGTGTGATAGACATAAAAGCACAGGTTTTTGCCAACGAGCTACTACTAGAAGTAGGTGATAATGGACCCGGTACCGAACTAATAGACGGACAACTTGTAAATGCACAAGGGGTAGGGGTGGCAAATACCAAAGACAGATTAAAAACGCTCTATGAAAATAATTATTCGTTTGTATTATCACATAATACGCCAAGTGGATTGAAAGTTAATCTGCGAGTACCGTTTGAGAAGGCTGTGAAGAAATGACTAAAATTAAAACCATCATTGTTGATGATGAACCATTAGCAAGAAAGGGCTTAGCAGTAAGACTTGAAGAATATACTGATATAGAAGTCATTAAACTGTGTAGTTCAGGCTCTGATGCAATAGAAGCATGCAAAGAGCACGCAATAGACTTAGTTTTTTTAGATATACAAATGCCAGGAATGAATGGCTTTGAAGTTGCTCGTGCCTTAAGCGAAAGCACTAAAGCGTTACCCGCGATTGTGTTTGTTACTGCGTTTGATCAATTTGCAGTAAAGGCATTTGAAATACATGCTTTGGATTACATTTTAAAACCCGTTGACGATAACAGACTAAAACAGGCGGTAGAAAAAGTGCATAGTTACTTAAAAACACAGCAAGACAACGCCCATAAGAAAAAACTAGCGAGTTTTGTTGCCGGTATTACAGGTAATAACTGTGAAGAAATTCTTAAAAAATTAGCCACAGGCGATACCCTAACTGATAAACGTTACCCAGAATCACTGGCGGTAAAAGAGCAGGGTGAAATTATTCGTGTCCCGGTTGCAACAATTCAATGGGTTGATGCCGCTGGAGATTATATGTGTTTACATTGCCAAGATGGGCAAACACATATTTTGCGTAAAACAATGAAAGAGCTTGAGCAAGAGCTCGACCCACATTTGTTTGTGCGAGTTCATCGCAGTGCAATTGTAAATACCAAACAAATAAGCAAGCTGGTTACACAAGTAAGTGGTGAGTATTTATTAGTGCTTGAAAATGGACAAGAGCTTAAAGTAAGCCGAAGCTACCGCGATAAAGTAAAAGCAGCGCTAGCTAGCTAGTTTGATGTTTTACACCAATCAACAATAATACTTAATCATTTTTTTTGGGCTAAACGTGTCGCTATCTGCGTTAAAAATTTCTCATTTACGACTGCATGGATGCAGAAGGTAGAGCAATACAGGAGCAATTGCCGAGAACAACTAAATAGCAAATTTTTTGCCGTGCTATCAACACGTTTATCCATCCTCAAAATAGATCACTTAATTATGCGGATTGGTATTTATAAAAAATGCGAGCTTTAGCTCGCATTTTTTATATAAGGCAGAAATTACGCTACAGTTACAATTTTCATTGTGTTAGTTGCGCCCACAGTTTCCATTGAGTCACCGTGAGTAATAATGACTGTATCGCCAGACTGTAATGAACCTTGTGCAACAAGGGTATCAAGTGCAGCTTTTACCATGCCGTCTTTTTCAGTTTTTGTTGAATCAAAAAATACAGGATAAACACCGCGATAAAGCGCTGTTTGGCCTAGCGTGCTTGCATGGCGTGAAAGCGAGTAAATAGGTAAACCAGAGCTGATACGCGACATAAGTTTAGCAGTGCTACCTGACTCAGTTAAGGTAACAATTGCTTTAACCGAATCTAAGTGGTTAGCAGCGTACATAGCTGAAAGCGCGATAGATTCTGCATTGTTAGAAAAACGGCTGTCTAAACGGTGCTTAGATACGTGGGTTTCTTTTTGCGATTCTGCACCTAAACAAACACGTGCCATTGTCGCTACCGTTTCTTCAGGGTAATCACCAGCAGCGGTTTCTGCTGAAAGCATAACGGCATCAGTACCATCAAGTACTGCGTTTGCTACATCCATAACTTCTGCGCGTGTTGGCATTGGGTTATCGATCATCGATTCCATCATTTGTGTTGCGGTTACAACAGTACGGTTTAATGAACGAGCTCGACGAATAATGAGTTTTTGTTTACCCATTAGTGCAGCATCACCAATTTCAACACCTAAATCGCCACGAGCAACCATTACAGCGTCTGATGCTAAAACGATATCATCTACTGCTTCTTGTGTTTCTACGGCTTCTGCACGTTCAATCTTTGCAAGTAGTTGTGCTTTAGAGCCTGCAGCTTCTGCTAAAGAGCGTACATAACGCATATCATCGCCACTGCGTGGGAATGATACTGCAATGTAATCAACATCTATTTCAGCTGCAGTGATTAAATCTTCTTTGTCTTTTTCTGTAAACGCAGGGGCCGTTAAACCACCGCCTAAACGGTTAATGCCTTTATTATTTGATAATACACCACCTACCGTAACCGAGCAGTGTACTAAGTGACCTTCTACTTG
The genomic region above belongs to Pseudoalteromonas sp. MM1 and contains:
- the rpmI gene encoding 50S ribosomal protein L35 codes for the protein MAYKLKSHRGAAKRFKKTASGGFKRKQAHLRHILTKKTSKRKLHLRPKMMVHKNDHGLVSRMLPFA
- a CDS encoding LytTR family DNA-binding domain-containing protein — encoded protein: MTKIKTIIVDDEPLARKGLAVRLEEYTDIEVIKLCSSGSDAIEACKEHAIDLVFLDIQMPGMNGFEVARALSESTKALPAIVFVTAFDQFAVKAFEIHALDYILKPVDDNRLKQAVEKVHSYLKTQQDNAHKKKLASFVAGITGNNCEEILKKLATGDTLTDKRYPESLAVKEQGEIIRVPVATIQWVDAAGDYMCLHCQDGQTHILRKTMKELEQELDPHLFVRVHRSAIVNTKQISKLVTQVSGEYLLVLENGQELKVSRSYRDKVKAALAS
- the rplT gene encoding 50S ribosomal protein L20 — encoded protein: MARVKRGVVARARHKKVLKQAKGYYGARSRVYRVAFQAVTKAGQYAYRDRRAKKRTFRQLWIARINAASRQNGLSYSRFINGLKKTSVEIDRKILADIAVYDQVAFAALVEKAKEGLAAA
- a CDS encoding Lrp/AsnC family transcriptional regulator, translating into MSLNHVDRQILALLQQDASLSTAEIADKVGLSQSPCWRRIAKLEQDGYIKSKVALLDEKKLGFDMLVYAHVRLSNHGKKNLAEFEKLIMSYDEVTECYTMAGTMDFMLRIISQGIEGYEHFVRDNLLSLEYVQEVHSNVTMTCVKRSTSLPL
- the thrS gene encoding threonine--tRNA ligase, encoding MPVITLPDGSQRSFENPVSTLDVANDIGPGLAKATIAGRVNGERVDACDMINEDSRLEIITAKDDDGLEIIRHSCAHLIGHAVKQLFPDAKMAIGPTIDNGFYYDIDMDHSLSQEDLDAIEKRMLQLAKTNYDVVKKNVSWQEARDTFEARGETYKMEILDENIAKDDRPGLYHHEEYVDMCRGPHVPNMKFCQNFKIMKVAGAYWRGDSENKMLQRIYGTAWGDKKQLKAYLKRLEEAEKRDHRRIGKALDLWHWQEEAPGMVFWHNDGWSIYRELEEFVREKLREYSYEEVKGPMMMDRSLWEKSGHWEKYSDAMFTTESEKREYAIKPMNCPGHVQIFNQGLKSYRDLPLRMAEFGCCHRNEPSGALHGLMRVRGFTQDDAHVFCTEEQVMDEVSACIKMVYDTYETFGFDKIVVKLSTRPEKRIGDDEIWDKAEVALADALKANDIEFDYLPGEGAFYGPKIEFTLYDCLDRAWQCGTVQLDFALPGRLGATYVAENNERRTPVMIHRAILGSIERFIGILTEEYAGLFPTWLAPKQVVIMNITDKQADYVHEIVQKLNKLGIRAAADLRNEKIGFKIREHTLKRIPYLLVVGDKEVEQQEVAVRTRTGEDLGKFNVDDFVAKISEEIKNRQ
- a CDS encoding SulP family inorganic anion transporter; translated protein: MFNLLSKAPSSAKNDILSGLTVALALVPEAVAFAFVANVEPLVGLYAAFIVGLITAIFGGRPGMISGATGALAVVMVSLVLDHGVEYLFATVLLMGILQILAGVFKLGKFIRMVPHPVMLGFVNGLAIVIFLAQLGQFKVPDGAGGQQWMTGEALYIMLGLVALTMAIIHFLPKLTTAVPSSLVAIVTVTALVIGLDLDSRTVLDFLKGMTGNEAATIAGGLPEFHIPMVPFTLETFYIIFPYALILAAIGLIESLLTLSLIDEITETRGHSNKECIGQGAANVTCGFFGAMGGCAMIGQSMININSGGRSRLSGISAALMLLAFIIFASSLIEMIPLAALVGVMFMVVLGTFEWASFKMMKRVPLSDAFVIVLVSGVTVITDLAIAVCVGVIVSALVFAWQHAKHIYTTNYIDEQGAKVYELHGPLFFGSVKNFSELFDVKNDPKDVIIEFEHSRVADHSAIEAIDSLADKYTKAGKQLHLRHLSKDCKQLLHKARDLVEVNVIEDPTYKVASDKLA
- the pyk gene encoding pyruvate kinase; this translates as MLRRTKIVATLGPATDRDNNLEKIIRAGANVVRLNFSHGVAQDHKDRAQAVRNIAKKLGKHVAILADLQGPKIRVSTFKEGKVNLAVGAKFTLDAKMEKGEGDVNAVGIDYKELPQDVSPGDLLLLNDGLIQLTVEQVEGHLVHCSVTVGGVLSNNKGINRLGGGLTAPAFTEKDKEDLITAAEIDVDYIAVSFPRSGDDMRYVRSLAEAAGSKAQLLAKIERAEAVETQEAVDDIVLASDAVMVARGDLGVEIGDAALMGKQKLIIRRARSLNRTVVTATQMMESMIDNPMPTRAEVMDVANAVLDGTDAVMLSAETAAGDYPEETVATMARVCLGAESQKETHVSKHRLDSRFSNNAESIALSAMYAANHLDSVKAIVTLTESGSTAKLMSRISSGLPIYSLSRHASTLGQTALYRGVYPVFFDSTKTEKDGMVKAALDTLVAQGSLQSGDTVIITHGDSMETVGATNTMKIVTVA
- a CDS encoding MBL fold metallo-hydrolase, with the protein product MHVITIPVTGFSQNCRIISCPETKQAVVIDPGGDPKKIIATLSEHQLVLSAIWLTHGHLDHVGAADELRSHYNVQIIGPQKDESFWFDNLPMQAQMFGFSTIDAFYPDIWLNHNDVLTLGKLSFSVKHCPGHTPGHIVFYEPDQQCVIVGDVIFKGSVGRTDFPKGNTEQLIESIKNHILTLDDNTKILAGHGEDTTVGHEKRTNPFISGQFG
- a CDS encoding M14 family metallopeptidase translates to MFASLLFLSAIVADNSHLPPLIPWQGDSVSLLQQQGPLTTDFELSQGKSSPSYADTMAFVDRLVAANPTQFQSQVIGYSNSHRAIKMLVASEQGFFEAGQMANSTKPTIFIQAGIHAGEIDGKDAMFMLLRDIATGKRRDILKKVNILFIPILNVDGHERSSAFNRINQRGPEKMGFRTNANNLNLNRDFTKLDTPEVRSVLKVINDYNPNLYIDVHVTDGADYQYDVTYGYNPVFASESPAISDALNQYIKPVIDETLQKQGHIPGPLVFVMDKRDFKKGLAGWVATPRFSNGWGDLKSLPTILVENHSLKPYQQRVLGTYVFLDGAINALSQYSHELANAVKKEQEFVPEKLIVKRAYAKQADTISEFKGVEYTSSMSALSGQTEVKYLGKAYTYTDLPIYWQKEVERVVDVPQAFFIPPVYTDIIEKLKLHGVSVNKLKGENTQPLKLAKVLDYSFDNAPFEGRFRVSASFDYVPAINVNLDGWYQVNTQQKAGELAVHLLHPEAPDSFFAWGEFNTIFQRTEYMENYALIPYARKMLKDNPKLALEFDEKLKDKAFSQDAKARLHWLYSHTPFYDEAYLKYPILMSYEQVAVIPDQKDKEI
- a CDS encoding sensor histidine kinase, yielding MNWQSLVDNRQRFFWLLQIAGWIGYALVNYIGSKVFEMRDIYVFVILLNAYAGCLMTVPLRYIYRKTWNASPWVLMVVVFGASYITGTLWAIVQKFNLWEIYRHGYRPEDWFYYLQHGLDSVYIILCWSGLYFGIKYYQLLQSERQKALKATTMAHEAQLKMLRYQLNPHFLFNTLNAISTLVLVKENKDANLMVARLSDFLRYTLNTDPIKKVPLEQELHALMLYLEIERVRFDERLKVNVDVSEQAKEALVPSLILQPIIENAIKYAIAHMSQGGVIDIKAQVFANELLLEVGDNGPGTELIDGQLVNAQGVGVANTKDRLKTLYENNYSFVLSHNTPSGLKVNLRVPFEKAVKK
- the infC gene encoding translation initiation factor IF-3 — translated: MEERTIRGGKKGQQTAQKNRINEEITAQEVRLIDIEGEQAGIQSLKDAQAMADAAGVDLVEISPNAEPPVCKVMDYGKFIFEKSKELKEQKKKQKQIQIKEIKFRPGTDEGDYQVKLRNLRKFLEAGDKAKITIRFRGREMAHQEIGIELLNRVKADLEELAVVESFPNRVEGRQMVMMMAPVAKK